A region of the Cardiocondyla obscurior isolate alpha-2009 linkage group LG03, Cobs3.1, whole genome shotgun sequence genome:
tatatatatatatatatatatatatatatatatatatatatatatatctatatctaTTGCAGTCAGACTACAGCGGAGTTGGTACGAGACCGATAGGTATACGTTACCGAAGTGGAATGCCCTCGCGGGCTCCGGTGGCCAGCCCGCAATGAGAATGCGGAGAGATACAGCAGGGCCCGTGTATGCATCAATTATGCACCTTGATTCTCATTTCGCGGTGGGGCCACTCGCGAAAGATTGCAATTTATCGGCATAACAATGCGGACATTGTTTTAACGTCCATTAACCATTCGCTCGCGGTTGCTGTCGTCCTCGATCATCAGTTAGTCGagcaagtaaaattaaaatcatatcgCGTTACAATAAATCGAAGAAAacatcaaattaattttatcgccaAGTCTTCAATCGTGATAAAttgccaattaaaaaaattttatgccgCAGTAAATATCGagaataatgtaataaaaatgttatttgattgtagttaaaaaaaaaagaaagaaaaaaaaaaaagaaattgtggATTTGCGGAAATATTCAAACAGCAAGTAATACTTTGCTTTCAATcgattatacaaaaataattaaatataaaaacgagAGGCAGAAGAGGATTTATGAGGacttattatatatttttatattttattaaacgtccGATGTGCGCAACGAAAAATATGGAGAAAAATTGCGATGAACATACACGCGTTAAATGCTTGAATAAACgtaatgtacatttatttaaacatttttttatctctgaaTTAACGACTACTGTACAACTGTGACTCGCGCAAGTGtcatacgtacatacatgttAACTTAAGCCGTTGCTGAAAGCGAACTTTCAACCCTTCGTTAAGCCTGTCTGCTGTATGAATCCGCCTAAGTTCTTGAAGAATCCTTCTTAAAGTAACCTCAGGCTTCTGAACTGTCGCTCAGGcatttctttgaattttttttgttcgttgGCTTCCACCTCGATGAATTTGGAATCGTTACTCTTGCCTTTTGCACGTTTGTCTTCAGCAGCGTCGTGTTTTTCACCGTATCGGCCGTGTCTCTCAAAGTGTCTACCATGACGTCCGTTATTGTAAAAATCGGCGTCCTTTTTGAACTCATCTCTGTGGTAAACGTTGCGATATCCGGCAGTGTTACGAGCTTTCTCGTGGCCATCTCTGATCTCGTGGGTGGTTCCCTTGTCTTTTACGACTTTTTCTTTATGATTCTTCGCACGATCCTCGTTTTTGGAATGGCTCTTACTCGCGCCTGAAACCTCTGTATACTCGCTCCTATCATTCTCTTTTCTCGCATCACCCTTTGAACCTGCTTCAAAAACGACGTGGCTGTTGCGATCTTTTTTTGCGGCCTGTGTTTCATACTTCGACGCAGCGTAATGTGCGtcgttatctttattaaattcgtCAGATTTATCGGAGTTTCCGTCTCCAACCGAAGTTCTTAACGTCACGCTTTTGCGGCTCGGCGGTCTGATTTTCGGTTTCACGAACGCAAGCTCCATGTGAGTGACTCCAGGTGATTTCACGCCCTTATAACCGGCCGGCAGCATTTCCGCTTCGGGTTCTATAATCAAAGGTAACAAAACCGGGCTGGTCTCCGCTCTTGCGACGATCGCTCGCATCGTCGTCGGCGGTCTTTTTTCTTCGAACTCTTCACTTTCGTCGAACAACTTGGCCGCGGATAGCTGCGCGTCATAATCATAGTCGTTAGCTGTTGACGTCGGATAAAAGAATGAGCTACTATAGTACATTTTGTTAGTTGGCTTTGTCGAATGCGCACAAGCGCAGAGCACAGCGCAGGCGAAATACCATCCTGCATAGATCTTCATTTACTTTGCGGATGTCTCTGGTGCTTAGAAGCAGCCGTGGATAGTTCGATTGACGATTTAATTAGCTCGAAATTTTACTTCAGGCGAATAGACGGCACGATGTAGAGGGTCGGCATGCACTGTAATAATCGCACAATAATACCAGCTCTTTTATATCGCACGGCAATCACTCGGCCGCACCATCGATTTCACATGGCCTTAGCGTATCTAGCGTAGCGTATAGTTAATTCAAGATCAACGGCAGTTTACGGTACTTGTCGATCAGTGATGCAAAGCAAGATCGTGGGATTAGATCGcggagaataaaaatgttacgaaATATATCTTTAGCGCTCCGTGCAAATTCAAGTAAAAAGAATCGAATGATTATCAGCTcgggaatttaatttttttttttcggctgAATCTTGACACAAATTGTCCCAGATATTTCTCGATGAATTTAATTGACGAGGAATTCTTCGGTGAATTATGCAACCCCGCGATAGCGTTGGCTAATATCGCGACGAAAGAAGTGTACCGTTGATAATATGCGCGCGGCATTTGAAGCACCGACCTTGAGGGCTCTCGATACTAAACCGTGTTATACGACGGAAGGATAAACTTGTCCTTCCAACGTGCATATATAAGGCGATAACGCTGATGAACGGATACGACAGTGTCGGACAATTCGGCCACGAGACGCAATAACGATTATTATCCGGCGTGGTGTTTACTAGGGCGACGGATCTGGTTAGCATGATTACGAGTTTGGTGATTGCCGTGCTGTTCGCCGGTGTACCCGGCAATGGTGCGTCATCGGCGAGGACGGCGCACATGACAGTCTCTAAGATGAGAATAGCCGATCTCGAGACCTCTGCGAGCGGATACGCGTACAATCAGCAGGGGGATCTTCCGGCCTCGTACACGCGGTACACCAATCACGGAAGCGGACGTTACTACCATGCACCGACGCCAGTGCATTACATCGTCGGGAGTCCTGCACCTGTTGCGCCCGCCGTTTCTGAAACTGCGTCGTCGCACGAACCCGTTCTGCTCGCGTATGCGACTGCGAAGCACGAAATTGCACCGTACGTACCGCGCCAGCCTTACCCGCGCGATGGATTCATTAATTATGGCGTGGGCCAATTAGCGAAATACGCGCAACCACTTGAGCCGCCTAAACTGGCTGCACGTGCGCCGTATTACGCGCCTAGCGCATTTAAACCGCGCGAAATGGATAAAAGTATCGATAAAAGGAGCGATGACGAAGAGAGCGAGGATTATGACAGCGATGAGGACGACggtgaaaaagaggaaaaaagttCCGCGCCTGAGAATCGTGAAAAAGCAGTTGATTTTATAGTAACCCATCCTATTCATAGCCCCGACAACTCTCGTTCAGATATCGACGTTTCGTTTGAGCGCGGTGAAAAGTATTCGGCCGCACAGAATTCCGCTCATGGAGAAAAGGGCGACAAAGGGTACAACAAACAAGTAGAATTTGACGTGGGTGAACGCGGACAGCACGATAAAAGCAGGCAGCAAGGtggatttttatctgtttttctttttctcttttaaccGGCGAcatttattgatttttctcGATAtaagtttaaacatttttgttttttttgatatatgggaatatatttatattaaaatacgtcCAGGTGAGATGCTACacgtgtaaaattattttttgttgaaTCTTTCAGAATTCTACGACGTTAAAACCGGGCAGGAAAAGAGGCACGATAACGTAGCTAGAAATTATGAGCATCACGATGAAACTGAAAGTGGTAAAAAGAATAGCAGCCACGGACAAACATCGTACCACAAAAAGGGACAAAAGACTAAAGggtttcataaaatttatcataaggacgaatataaaaaacataCCGATTTCTATGATGAGAGCCACAAGGAAGGTTATTTCGACAAGCATTCCGTTGCTGACGAGCATCATAACGCTGCCGAAGGCAGTTTCGAAAGAGGTGGACATCACGAATCTGAGTTTGACGATGAAAATAGCGGGAagcaaaaattttatgataaagGATACAATCAGAATCGCGATAAAGgctataataaagaaaagggTGACGACTCTTCtcataataattacgaaaattacaGCTTTGATGAAGACACGCGTTCAACTAGAAAACACGGATACGATAAAGtcgaataataatagtaatataattttttaaatttctgttATGCATATCACTTAATTATAAcatgcaataaatataaatttttctagtaatttttgttatgtacgttaaaaataatcttcgCGCAACATTCTTTTGTGAATCATATTGTTTCattaattactaatattttttattataattatcgagAGCAGTAGAAACATTACAACGATAATCACGTCATGTATCTCTACATTACTTttcaatatcaatttttatattttctatataatcgaggttaaataataaatatcggacattaatttaattattttaacgtacaccgttaatattaaaaatatgtaattgcCAAGTAACGTttgataaaacaaatataaaatcgtGTCAATTGCACCACTGAATGCGGTAACTGGCCGATACTATTGTTTTATGGAAATAGCATGTAACGAGCGGCCATATTTTCTTGTGACAGCTGCTACACCGCAGAAGCGTGACTGATATAGCACAAAACATGAAACTCCACTGAATTATTACGACAGTTACCGATTTCGCGACACACGTTACAGTCGCAGAAATAACTCAAATTTCATTTTACGTTCAGCATGTGTTTATATTATAGAGTTAGAAACTTGATTAATATAAGTtatggtatttaaaaaaaaaaaaaataatataatactgcAAGAAAAATTATGACTTAATAAACACAGATAgcattttacaataaattgacaatatataatatgagATAGTACAGAAACATTATATCTACCGAcaaaagaaagatttattttgctttaaattaatataacatgaCAGCCGAACCGGCGCAATTCGACAGGCAgtagcaataaaattataattttctgcatatttttattaatgtccCTTTTTGTATCCCCAATGCTTATGATCTTCGTGGCCGCCTTTTTTGCcatgatgatgatggtgatgatgGTGCTCATCGTGACCGCCGTAGCCTTTGTGACCCTTGTGATCGTGATGATGATGTCCTTTTTCATGATGGCCTTTCTTGCCGTAATGATCCTCGTGGTGATGGTGGTCGTGATGTCCTTTCTTAAAATGACCACCTTTCTTGTGCCCGTGTTCATGGTGATGGCCGCCGTGCTCTTCATGGTGACCATGATCGTGATGCTCGTCGAAGaactctttatcttttttaaactcGTCGAGCTTGTGAACTTCGTGGTGGCCCTTCGTGTTGTGGCCTTTGCCGTAATGCCCCTTCTCGTGGAACTTATGacctttctctcccttttcacCCTTGTGGTGCTCGCTGTAATAGCCGTCATCGTGATGATGATGCTTTTTGTGCCCTCCGTCCTCGTGATAATGCCCGGAATGGCCTTCTTTATCGTGATGTCCTTTCTCGCCTTTCTCGTGATGATGCTCCGATTTGTAGCCCTTGTCGCCTTTTCCCCCATGTTCGTGATGATGATCGGAATGATGCTCTCCTCCATGACCACTCTCGTGATGATGATGAGTGGCGGCTACCTGTAGATCGCCGTAATACTCTTTGCCGAGCTCGCGTGCGGAAGTCTCACAGTAAGAGGCGATGCATGCCGCCAGCAGGCAGATCGCCGTCAATCTGCTCATCGTGCCGCGTTTATTCTCGTACGATCCAGCGTCGGCGAGAGATCTTTGACTTCGCTGCAGTGATCGGTAGATATGATTAAAGCTAGTCGCCTCGCTCGGATTATATATCGAGCGCAGGATAATCGATATGAGAGTAGCCAgcgttctttcttttctcattAGATCGTTGCGAAAGTAATGTCTCCTTAACCTGTTTAAATTGTAATGCGGATTTCAGCGAGTTCGCGACAGTCGCTTAAAtcattatgtaatattattgaaatcgTTGCCCTGCTTGCCAAACTACGTTCGTGGAGTCTAAATAATgcgtttttatcttttttttttttttatttgaacggCGACACAACGATTTccaatggtttttttttaattcaacagaCGGAAACTTAcatgatttatatattttatttaaagacaaATGCAAGGATGTAATATGTATGACCGGAGATTGCCATTAAATATTAGCGGgtagtttaataaaaagaattgtttaATTCTCgtcaaatataaattgaacgggttataaataaaagacgaTGAGTCGTTTTATTGTGCGCGTTTCATTCCATAGGTCATAAATTGTTTGATTGGCGGATAACGTAATTTGTCAATATATTTtgcatcaattttattattttaagcgtGTTTAACTAAtggattatttatattgtgggattcaattaatttgatttccctttacaaatttttattatttatattacatataaatttaaatttcgtatatctttttaatcaagatttgata
Encoded here:
- the LOC139101253 gene encoding cation channel sperm-associated protein 1; translation: MRKERTLATLISIILRSIYNPSEATSFNHIYRSLQRSQRSLADAGSYENKRGTMSRLTAICLLAACIASYCETSARELGKEYYGDLQVAATHHHHESGHGGEHHSDHHHEHGGKGDKGYKSEHHHEKGEKGHHDKEGHSGHYHEDGGHKKHHHHDDGYYSEHHKGEKGEKGHKFHEKGHYGKGHNTKGHHEVHKLDEFKKDKEFFDEHHDHGHHEEHGGHHHEHGHKKGGHFKKGHHDHHHHEDHYGKKGHHEKGHHHHDHKGHKGYGGHDEHHHHHHHHGKKGGHEDHKHWGYKKGH
- the LOC139101255 gene encoding 17S U2 SnRNP complex component HTATSF1, with translation MITSLVIAVLFAGVPGNGASSARTAHMTVSKMRIADLETSASGYAYNQQGDLPASYTRYTNHGSGRYYHAPTPVHYIVGSPAPVAPAVSETASSHEPVLLAYATAKHEIAPYVPRQPYPRDGFINYGVGQLAKYAQPLEPPKLAARAPYYAPSAFKPREMDKSIDKRSDDEESEDYDSDEDDGEKEEKSSAPENREKAVDFIVTHPIHSPDNSRSDIDVSFERGEKYSAAQNSAHGEKGDKGYNKQVEFDVGERGQHDKSRQQEFYDVKTGQEKRHDNVARNYEHHDETESGKKNSSHGQTSYHKKGQKTKGFHKIYHKDEYKKHTDFYDESHKEGYFDKHSVADEHHNAAEGSFERGGHHESEFDDENSGKQKFYDKGYNQNRDKGYNKEKGDDSSHNNYENYSFDEDTRSTRKHGYDKVE
- the LOC139101252 gene encoding uncharacterized protein, which gives rise to MKIYAGWYFACAVLCACAHSTKPTNKMYYSSSFFYPTSTANDYDYDAQLSAAKLFDESEEFEEKRPPTTMRAIVARAETSPVLLPLIIEPEAEMLPAGYKGVKSPGVTHMELAFVKPKIRPPSRKSVTLRTSVGDGNSDKSDEFNKDNDAHYAASKYETQAAKKDRNSHVVFEAGSKGDARKENDRSEYTEVSGASKSHSKNEDRAKNHKEKVVKDKGTTHEIRDGHEKARNTAGYRNVYHRDEFKKDADFYNNGRHGRHFERHGRYGEKHDAAEDKRAKGKSNDSKFIEVEANEQKKFKEMPERQFRSLRLL